A section of the Mesorhizobium loti genome encodes:
- a CDS encoding SDR family NAD(P)-dependent oxidoreductase, translated as MTETLQGRHIVVTGGTGALGGAVVGRLLEQGAICHVPNAHAAAPHHFPFAAHENVKLAHNVDLSDSAKVEGFYTQVPALWGSIHLAGGFAMAPVEKIESASFAEMMDTNARTTFLCSRAAIRSMLASGTSGRIVNVTARAGLDPRRGAGMVAYTASKAAVAAMTVAMAEELKAKGILVNAVAPSTLDTPANRADMPDADFTKWVSLEAAAEAIAYLASPANQAMSGTLVPLYGRA; from the coding sequence ATGACGGAAACACTTCAAGGCAGGCATATCGTCGTGACCGGTGGAACCGGCGCGCTCGGCGGCGCGGTGGTTGGCCGGCTGCTGGAGCAGGGCGCGATCTGCCATGTGCCGAACGCACATGCCGCGGCACCCCACCATTTTCCATTCGCCGCGCACGAGAACGTCAAGCTGGCGCACAATGTCGACCTGTCGGATTCCGCCAAGGTTGAAGGCTTCTATACCCAGGTTCCCGCCTTGTGGGGATCGATCCATCTCGCCGGCGGTTTCGCCATGGCGCCGGTGGAAAAGATCGAATCGGCGTCCTTTGCCGAGATGATGGACACCAACGCCCGCACCACCTTCCTGTGCAGCCGAGCGGCTATCCGTTCGATGCTGGCTTCGGGCACATCAGGCCGCATCGTCAATGTCACCGCGCGCGCCGGGCTTGACCCTAGGCGCGGCGCCGGCATGGTCGCCTACACGGCCAGCAAGGCGGCGGTCGCGGCCATGACGGTGGCGATGGCCGAAGAGCTCAAGGCCAAGGGCATCCTGGTCAATGCCGTGGCGCCGTCGACGCTCGACACGCCGGCAAACCGCGCCGACATGCCGGATGCCGATTTCACCAAATGGGTCAGCCTCGAAGCGGCTGCCGAGGCCATCGCCTATCTCGCCTCGCCCGCCAACCAGGCGATGAGCGGAACGCTGGTCCCCCTCTACGGCCGGGCGTAG
- a CDS encoding 5-guanidino-2-oxopentanoate decarboxylase, with protein MTTTKTITGPTIGEALITLLEAHGVDTVFGIPGVHTVELYRGLARSKIRHVTPRHEQGAGFMADGYARASGRPGVAFVITGPGLTNTITAMGQARADSVPMLVISGVNATPTLGKGLGFLHELPDQRGMMEKVALLSRRVTEASELPGALAQAFALFSSSRPGPVHIEIPTDVMIKPADNITALLSNAAPPAPDGAAIAGAAKLIAAAHRPLILAGGGAKGAETPLRRLAEKLGAPVVETTNARGLLHRHPLCVPASPSLKAVRALMAEADLVIAAGTEFGPTDYDGYGDGGFVLPSNLIRIDIGADQLARRPVTIGIQADCAEAIEALLAVTGSAHPAAPDGEARAVTARKAAFAELSPAYVAQVRAVEMIRDALPGAIVVGDSTQPVYAANLYYDHDRPGGWFNAATGFGALGYGPPAAIGAALAVPDAPVVCLTGDGGFQFTLPELGAALDAQAPVIFVVWNNRGYREIETSMLDVGVEPVGVSPAPPDFCKLAEAYGIGAERLADIGALPQALRRARATGLPRVIEITVD; from the coding sequence ATGACGACCACCAAGACGATCACGGGGCCGACCATCGGCGAAGCCCTCATCACGCTGCTCGAAGCCCATGGCGTCGACACTGTCTTCGGCATTCCGGGCGTCCACACGGTCGAGCTCTACCGTGGCCTGGCGCGCTCGAAAATCCGCCATGTCACACCGCGCCACGAACAGGGCGCCGGCTTCATGGCCGACGGCTATGCCCGCGCCAGCGGCAGGCCAGGTGTCGCCTTCGTCATCACCGGACCGGGGCTGACCAACACCATCACCGCCATGGGCCAGGCGCGAGCCGATTCGGTGCCGATGCTGGTCATCTCGGGTGTCAACGCCACGCCGACGCTGGGCAAGGGGCTTGGCTTCCTGCATGAGTTGCCGGATCAGCGCGGCATGATGGAAAAGGTGGCGCTGTTGTCGCGGCGTGTCACCGAGGCCAGCGAGTTGCCCGGGGCATTGGCACAGGCCTTCGCCCTGTTCTCGTCCTCGCGGCCGGGCCCGGTGCATATCGAGATCCCGACCGATGTCATGATCAAGCCGGCTGACAATATCACGGCACTGCTGAGCAATGCGGCACCGCCGGCGCCGGACGGCGCGGCAATTGCCGGTGCAGCCAAACTCATCGCCGCCGCGCATCGCCCGCTGATCCTGGCCGGCGGCGGCGCCAAGGGTGCCGAAACGCCATTGCGGCGCCTTGCCGAGAAACTGGGTGCGCCGGTCGTCGAGACCACCAATGCGCGGGGTCTTCTGCACCGCCACCCGCTCTGCGTGCCGGCAAGCCCCAGCCTGAAGGCGGTCCGCGCGCTGATGGCCGAGGCCGATCTGGTGATTGCCGCCGGCACCGAATTCGGTCCGACCGATTATGACGGCTACGGCGATGGCGGCTTCGTCCTGCCTTCCAACCTGATCCGCATCGACATCGGCGCCGACCAGCTCGCGCGCCGCCCGGTGACGATCGGCATCCAGGCCGACTGCGCCGAGGCGATCGAGGCCTTGCTTGCCGTGACCGGCTCCGCTCATCCTGCGGCGCCAGACGGCGAGGCACGTGCCGTCACGGCACGAAAGGCGGCGTTCGCCGAGCTCAGCCCGGCCTATGTGGCGCAGGTGCGTGCGGTGGAGATGATCCGCGACGCATTGCCGGGCGCCATTGTCGTCGGCGATTCGACGCAGCCGGTCTATGCCGCCAACCTTTATTACGACCACGACCGGCCAGGCGGCTGGTTCAATGCCGCCACCGGCTTCGGCGCGCTTGGTTACGGCCCACCGGCCGCGATCGGCGCGGCACTAGCCGTGCCCGATGCACCGGTTGTCTGCCTGACCGGAGACGGTGGTTTCCAGTTCACGCTGCCCGAACTTGGCGCGGCGCTCGATGCCCAGGCCCCGGTTATCTTCGTGGTCTGGAACAACAGGGGCTATCGCGAGATCGAGACCTCGATGCTCGATGTCGGTGTCGAACCTGTGGGGGTCTCGCCGGCGCCGCCGGATTTCTGCAAGCTGGCCGAAGCCTATGGCATCGGTGCCGAGCGGCTGGCCGATATCGGCGCCTTGCCGCAGGCGCTGAGGCGGGCCCGGGCGACAGGGTTGCCGCGTGTCATCGAAATCACGGTCGATTGA
- a CDS encoding dimethylarginine dimethylaminohydrolase family protein, giving the protein MAGPLKRVLMRSASSAMRHAKAREWHYGPGFDPQKAAAQHERLTQLVAASGAEIEWLTDADDGLADSVFTHDPSLMTDHGAVILSMGKALRRPEPGLHEAAYTSMGIPILGRIEHPGQVEGGDCVWVDAGTLAIGRGVRTNQDGIQQLANLLSPKGIQVFGFDLPLWHGEEACLHLMSVISPLADDLALVYSPLLPAAFYQMLRARGIKLVEGDADEFMASNGLSLNVLPTAPHQVIAVAGFPKTAAAMEAAGCTVSTFEADALCIACEGGPTCLTRPVLRQ; this is encoded by the coding sequence ATGGCAGGACCGCTCAAACGCGTGCTGATGCGGTCCGCGTCGAGTGCCATGCGCCACGCCAAGGCGCGGGAATGGCACTATGGCCCGGGCTTTGACCCGCAAAAAGCCGCCGCCCAGCATGAACGGCTCACGCAGCTGGTCGCGGCTTCAGGGGCCGAGATCGAATGGCTGACGGACGCCGATGACGGGTTGGCCGATTCCGTCTTCACCCACGACCCTTCGCTGATGACCGATCACGGCGCCGTCATCCTGTCCATGGGCAAGGCACTGCGCCGGCCGGAGCCCGGCCTGCACGAGGCCGCCTACACCAGCATGGGCATTCCGATCCTCGGCCGCATCGAACATCCCGGCCAGGTGGAAGGCGGTGACTGCGTCTGGGTCGATGCCGGCACGCTGGCCATCGGCCGCGGCGTACGCACCAACCAGGACGGCATCCAGCAGCTCGCCAACCTGCTCTCCCCCAAGGGCATCCAGGTCTTTGGCTTCGATCTGCCGCTGTGGCATGGCGAGGAAGCCTGCCTGCATCTGATGTCGGTGATCAGTCCGCTCGCCGACGATCTGGCTTTGGTCTATTCGCCGCTCCTGCCGGCGGCCTTCTACCAGATGCTGCGGGCACGCGGCATCAAGCTGGTCGAGGGCGATGCCGATGAGTTCATGGCCTCCAACGGGCTCAGCCTCAACGTGCTGCCGACCGCGCCGCATCAGGTGATCGCCGTCGCCGGCTTTCCCAAGACGGCGGCGGCCATGGAAGCGGCCGGCTGCACGGTTTCCACCTTCGAGGCGGATGCGCTGTGCATCGCTTGCGAGGGCGGTCCGACCTGCCTGACACGTCCGGTGCTGCGCCAATGA
- a CDS encoding ABC transporter ATP-binding protein produces MMAQGAASVLERTAQDGAAEAIHVENLHKKFGELHVLKGVSLSARDGEVIAIIGGSGSGKSTLLRCINCLENPTSGIIRVNGEEIKLKADSHGHTVPADRKQIERIRSKLGMVFQNFNLWSHMTLIENVIEVPVHVLGVRRDEAIAQAEKLLARVGLAEKRDVYPAYLSGGQQQRAAIARALAINPRVMLFDEPTSALDPELVGEVLKVIGDLAREGRTMVLVTHEMKFAREVATHVVYLYNGLVEEEGPPEQIFGAPKSERLKQFIRNIG; encoded by the coding sequence ATGATGGCGCAGGGCGCTGCATCCGTCCTCGAAAGAACGGCGCAGGACGGCGCCGCCGAAGCCATCCATGTCGAAAACCTGCACAAGAAATTCGGCGAACTGCATGTGCTGAAGGGCGTGTCTCTGTCGGCACGCGATGGTGAGGTGATCGCCATCATCGGTGGCTCAGGCTCGGGCAAATCGACGCTGCTGCGCTGCATCAACTGCCTCGAAAATCCGACCAGCGGCATCATCCGCGTCAATGGCGAGGAGATCAAGCTGAAGGCGGACAGCCACGGCCACACCGTTCCGGCCGACCGCAAGCAGATCGAGCGCATCCGCTCCAAGCTCGGCATGGTGTTCCAGAATTTCAATCTGTGGAGCCACATGACGCTGATCGAAAACGTCATCGAGGTTCCGGTGCATGTGCTTGGCGTCAGGCGCGACGAGGCGATCGCCCAGGCCGAAAAGCTGCTGGCACGCGTCGGACTTGCCGAAAAGCGCGACGTCTATCCCGCCTATCTGTCGGGCGGCCAGCAGCAGCGCGCCGCCATCGCGCGCGCCTTGGCCATCAATCCGCGCGTCATGCTGTTCGACGAGCCGACCTCGGCGCTCGACCCCGAACTGGTCGGCGAGGTGCTGAAGGTGATCGGCGACCTGGCGCGCGAGGGCCGCACCATGGTGCTGGTCACCCACGAGATGAAATTCGCCCGCGAGGTCGCGACCCATGTCGTCTATCTCTACAACGGGCTGGTCGAGGAAGAAGGCCCGCCGGAACAGATCTTCGGCGCGCCGAAATCCGAAAGGCTCAAGCAGTTCATCCGCAACATCGGCTAG
- a CDS encoding transporter substrate-binding domain-containing protein — translation MKTVLKTFAAALLLGVAAMGVAKADPVKIGVAAEPYPPFTSPDASGKWVGWEIDFIDAVCAEEKLDCVITPVAWDGIIPALTTKKIDLIVSSMSITDERKKTIDFSDKYYNTPTAIIGPKDQKFGSTPDDLKGKVVGVQVSTVHAVYAKKHFGATASEIKEYQTQDEANQDLAAGRLDAVQADSIALGEFLKSDQGKACCDLKGMVAPDDEVLGPGVGAGVRKEDTALKEKINAGIKAIRANGKYDEISKKYFDFDIYGGSTQSN, via the coding sequence ATGAAGACTGTTCTGAAGACATTCGCCGCGGCACTGCTGCTCGGCGTCGCCGCCATGGGCGTGGCCAAGGCCGACCCGGTCAAGATCGGCGTCGCCGCCGAGCCCTATCCGCCCTTCACCTCGCCGGATGCTTCGGGCAAATGGGTCGGCTGGGAGATCGACTTCATCGACGCCGTCTGCGCCGAGGAGAAACTCGACTGCGTCATCACGCCGGTTGCCTGGGACGGCATCATTCCGGCGCTGACTACCAAGAAGATCGATCTCATCGTCTCGTCGATGTCGATCACCGACGAACGCAAGAAGACGATCGACTTCTCGGACAAGTATTACAACACGCCGACGGCGATCATCGGACCGAAGGACCAGAAGTTCGGCTCGACGCCGGATGACCTCAAGGGCAAGGTCGTCGGCGTCCAGGTGTCGACCGTGCACGCCGTCTACGCCAAGAAGCACTTCGGCGCGACGGCCTCCGAGATCAAGGAATACCAGACCCAGGACGAAGCCAACCAGGATCTCGCCGCCGGCCGCCTCGATGCGGTGCAGGCAGACTCCATCGCGCTTGGCGAATTCCTCAAGTCCGACCAGGGCAAGGCCTGCTGCGACCTGAAGGGCATGGTGGCCCCGGACGACGAAGTGCTCGGACCCGGCGTCGGCGCCGGCGTGCGCAAGGAAGACACCGCCCTGAAGGAAAAGATCAACGCCGGCATCAAGGCGATCCGAGCCAACGGCAAGTATGACGAAATCTCGAAGAAGTACTTCGATTTCGACATTTACGGCGGCTCGACGCAGTCGAACTGA
- a CDS encoding ABC transporter permease, producing MLGLLHSIEIAVGATIVGLFIGTCGAYGKLYGGPVVRDLLAVYTTVVRAVPELVLILLLYYAGTDLINQVLTAIGYQRVDINGLVAGIAVLGFVQGAYSTEVMRGAILAIPQGQIEAARAYGMSPGLLLRRITLPAMLPFAIPGLANLWLIATKDTALLAVVGFFELTLATRQAAGVTKAYLIFYLAAGVLYLAVTLFSNLLLGRAEKWARRGMPSIKDAR from the coding sequence ATGCTCGGGCTGCTGCATTCGATCGAGATCGCCGTCGGCGCCACGATCGTCGGCCTGTTCATCGGAACCTGCGGTGCCTATGGCAAGCTCTATGGCGGGCCTGTCGTGCGCGACCTGCTTGCGGTCTACACCACCGTGGTGCGCGCCGTGCCTGAACTGGTGCTGATCCTGTTGCTCTACTACGCCGGCACCGACCTGATAAACCAGGTGCTCACCGCGATCGGCTACCAGCGTGTCGATATCAACGGACTGGTGGCCGGCATAGCCGTGCTTGGCTTCGTCCAGGGCGCCTACTCGACGGAAGTCATGCGCGGCGCGATTCTCGCCATCCCGCAGGGCCAGATCGAAGCCGCCCGTGCCTACGGCATGTCTCCCGGCCTTCTCCTGCGGCGCATCACGCTGCCGGCAATGCTGCCCTTTGCCATTCCGGGTCTCGCCAATCTGTGGCTGATCGCGACCAAGGACACCGCCCTGCTGGCCGTCGTCGGCTTCTTCGAACTGACGCTTGCGACACGGCAGGCGGCAGGCGTCACAAAGGCCTATCTGATATTCTATCTCGCCGCCGGCGTGCTCTATCTCGCGGTGACGCTGTTTTCCAACCTCCTGCTTGGCCGCGCCGAGAAATGGGCGCGGCGCGGCATGCCTTCGATCAAGGATGCACGCTGA
- a CDS encoding ABC transporter permease: MVGEAAIINTAARASLWLQPHRIVLILIALGLVLSAAFFMRWDWLPQYWALGLMGIWRSLWILAVTCVLGFLIAVPVGLAQAAGSIWVAAPAKVFCTIIRGTPLLLQLWLLYYGLGSLFPQYPWIRESWMWPYLRQAWPYGVLALTLSFAGYEGEVMRGAFAGVPKGQLEAARAFGMSRWKIFQRVWLPQAFYRALPTLTGETVLQLKSTPLVATISVIDIFAVSSKVRQDTYLTYEPLLLLALIYMAITGILVLAFSRIEARIPVKVG; encoded by the coding sequence ATGGTGGGCGAGGCCGCCATCATCAACACCGCGGCGCGCGCCTCGCTATGGCTGCAGCCGCACCGCATCGTCCTCATCCTGATCGCTCTGGGGCTGGTGCTGTCAGCCGCCTTTTTCATGCGCTGGGACTGGCTGCCGCAATATTGGGCACTGGGCCTGATGGGCATCTGGCGCTCCCTGTGGATCCTGGCCGTCACCTGCGTGCTCGGCTTCCTGATCGCCGTGCCGGTCGGGCTGGCGCAGGCCGCCGGTTCAATCTGGGTTGCGGCGCCGGCGAAGGTTTTCTGCACCATCATCCGCGGCACACCGCTGCTCTTGCAACTGTGGCTGCTCTATTACGGGCTGGGCTCGCTGTTCCCGCAATATCCATGGATCCGCGAATCCTGGATGTGGCCCTATCTCAGACAGGCCTGGCCGTATGGCGTGCTGGCGCTGACCCTGTCCTTCGCTGGTTACGAGGGCGAGGTGATGCGCGGTGCCTTTGCCGGCGTGCCCAAGGGACAGCTGGAAGCCGCCCGCGCCTTCGGCATGAGCCGCTGGAAGATCTTCCAGCGCGTCTGGCTGCCGCAGGCCTTCTACCGGGCACTGCCAACGCTGACCGGTGAGACCGTGCTGCAATTGAAGTCGACACCGCTGGTGGCGACTATCAGCGTGATCGATATCTTCGCCGTCTCGTCCAAGGTGCGACAGGATACCTACCTCACCTACGAGCCCTTGCTGCTGCTGGCGTTGATCTATATGGCGATCACCGGCATTCTCGTCCTGGCCTTCAGCCGGATCGAAGCGCGGATACCGGTCAAGGTCGGCTAG
- a CDS encoding Ldh family oxidoreductase — protein MQLSLDQARGLCRMAALGAGANEEAAQSLTASIIAAEAEGLSTVGLSHFIDYLEALEAGRIDGNADPVITRPALAVYLSDARGGLAHTGFDRTIDDLAKAARLFGVAIFSQKNAYTCGALGYFTGRLAAQGLVSFAATNGPAVLAGSGSVKPVYCTNPMSFAAPAADGAPLVIDQSSSATAFVNIRKAAEDGKKIPEGWALDASGNPTTDPAAAMKGAMLAFGGQRGANIALMVEVLAAGISGANWSLDAPWFTGGPDNPGTGLFVLAIEPKLLDPDFEQRMKDQLDRLRRRFGVHVPGRARAEAAEKAQARGITAPKAVVQRISEFAERYSA, from the coding sequence ATGCAACTCAGTCTCGACCAGGCAAGAGGACTGTGCCGGATGGCGGCACTCGGCGCAGGCGCCAATGAGGAGGCCGCGCAATCGCTCACGGCCTCCATCATCGCAGCCGAGGCGGAAGGGCTTTCGACCGTCGGGCTTTCGCATTTCATCGACTATCTCGAGGCCCTCGAGGCCGGCCGCATCGACGGCAACGCCGATCCGGTGATCACCAGGCCGGCGCTGGCCGTCTATCTCTCCGACGCACGCGGCGGGCTGGCGCATACCGGCTTCGACCGGACGATCGACGATCTCGCCAAGGCGGCAAGGCTGTTCGGCGTTGCCATCTTCTCGCAGAAGAACGCCTACACATGCGGCGCGCTTGGCTATTTCACCGGAAGGCTGGCGGCACAGGGACTGGTATCGTTCGCCGCCACCAACGGTCCGGCCGTGCTTGCCGGCTCGGGCTCGGTCAAGCCGGTCTATTGCACCAACCCGATGTCGTTTGCCGCGCCGGCCGCCGACGGCGCGCCGCTTGTCATCGACCAGTCCTCGAGCGCCACCGCCTTCGTCAACATCCGCAAGGCGGCCGAGGACGGAAAGAAAATTCCCGAAGGCTGGGCGCTGGACGCCAGCGGCAACCCGACCACCGATCCGGCAGCGGCCATGAAAGGCGCCATGCTTGCCTTTGGCGGCCAGCGCGGAGCCAACATCGCGCTGATGGTCGAAGTGCTGGCGGCGGGGATTTCCGGGGCCAACTGGTCGCTCGACGCGCCATGGTTCACCGGTGGGCCGGACAACCCCGGAACCGGCCTGTTCGTGCTGGCCATCGAGCCCAAGCTGCTCGACCCGGATTTCGAGCAGCGCATGAAGGACCAGCTTGACCGCCTGCGCCGCCGCTTTGGCGTGCATGTGCCGGGCCGCGCCCGGGCCGAGGCGGCCGAGAAGGCTCAGGCGCGCGGCATCACCGCGCCCAAGGCTGTGGTGCAGCGTATTTCCGAATTCGCCGAACGCTATTCGGCCTGA
- a CDS encoding DoxX family protein, with amino-acid sequence MSATTDASHGKLIIPALGRLYSSLHDAGETLLRTVAGIFLTIHGSQKITNPFGAAEMVEGLGFYPGAFWSLLLACTEFFGGIFIAIGFLTRPAAFAGLFVLLVTVWFHWVTMGQGYSGAEKSLLWAAILLFFAIRGGNRHSVDARIGKAF; translated from the coding sequence ATGTCCGCAACCACCGACGCTTCCCACGGCAAGCTGATCATTCCGGCGCTTGGCCGCCTGTATTCGTCGCTGCATGATGCCGGCGAAACCCTGCTGCGTACCGTTGCCGGCATCTTTCTCACCATCCACGGTTCGCAGAAGATCACCAATCCGTTCGGCGCCGCCGAGATGGTCGAAGGCCTCGGCTTCTATCCCGGCGCCTTCTGGTCGTTGCTTCTGGCCTGCACCGAATTTTTCGGCGGCATTTTCATCGCCATCGGCTTCTTGACGCGTCCGGCCGCTTTTGCCGGCCTGTTCGTGCTGCTGGTGACCGTCTGGTTCCACTGGGTGACCATGGGCCAGGGTTATTCGGGTGCTGAAAAGTCGCTTTTGTGGGCCGCGATCCTGCTCTTCTTCGCCATTCGCGGCGGCAACCGGCACTCGGTCGACGCCCGTATCGGCAAGGCATTCTAA
- a CDS encoding complex I NDUFA9 subunit family protein → MTEILQTPKLVVVFGGSGFVGRHVVRALAKRGYRIRVACRRPDLAGHLQPLGNVGQIQPVQANLRVRWSVDRAVQGADHVVNLVAVLHESGRQKFSAVHEFGARAVAEAARSVGAGLTHVSALGADADSESDYARTKALGEKAVLETIDDAVIFRPSINFGPEDSFFNRFANMARYSPVLPLIGGGQTKFQPVYVGDVAEAVARSVDGKINRGQIYELGGPNVLTFKECMEELLAVIERKRLLVPVPWWVANIQASVLGLLPNPLLTRDQVMLLREHNIVSDAAAKANRTLAGLGIQPQSIATILPSYLWRFRAAGQFQQRKPAA, encoded by the coding sequence ATGACCGAAATCCTGCAGACCCCAAAGCTCGTCGTCGTCTTTGGCGGGTCAGGCTTTGTCGGCCGCCACGTGGTGCGCGCGCTGGCCAAGCGCGGCTATCGCATCCGGGTCGCCTGCCGGCGGCCCGACCTTGCCGGCCATTTGCAGCCGCTCGGCAATGTCGGCCAGATCCAGCCGGTGCAGGCCAATTTGCGGGTGCGTTGGTCGGTCGACCGCGCCGTGCAAGGGGCCGACCATGTCGTCAATCTCGTTGCCGTCTTGCATGAGAGCGGCCGGCAGAAGTTCTCCGCCGTGCATGAATTCGGCGCCCGCGCCGTCGCCGAAGCCGCGCGCTCCGTTGGCGCCGGGCTGACGCATGTTTCGGCGCTTGGCGCCGACGCGGACTCCGAATCGGATTACGCGCGCACCAAGGCGCTAGGCGAGAAGGCCGTGCTGGAGACGATCGACGACGCCGTGATCTTCCGGCCGTCGATCAACTTCGGACCCGAGGATAGCTTCTTCAACCGCTTTGCCAACATGGCTCGCTATTCGCCGGTTCTGCCGCTGATCGGCGGCGGCCAGACCAAGTTCCAGCCGGTCTATGTCGGCGACGTCGCCGAAGCGGTGGCACGCTCGGTCGATGGCAAGATCAATCGCGGCCAGATCTATGAGCTTGGCGGCCCCAACGTGCTCACCTTCAAGGAGTGCATGGAAGAGTTGCTCGCGGTGATCGAGCGCAAGCGCCTGCTGGTCCCGGTGCCGTGGTGGGTGGCCAACATCCAGGCCTCGGTCCTCGGCCTGCTGCCCAATCCGCTCTTGACCAGGGACCAGGTGATGCTGTTGCGCGAGCACAACATCGTTTCGGACGCCGCCGCCAAGGCCAACCGGACACTTGCCGGGCTTGGCATCCAGCCGCAGTCGATCGCAACGATCCTGCCGAGCTACCTCTGGCGCTTCCGCGCCGCCGGCCAGTTCCAGCAGCGCAAGCCCGCGGCGTAA
- a CDS encoding cytochrome P450 produces the protein MDTQPAPFVPPAPKPRTSPPSTLEMIRIVYRNPLELWGEPTYNEPWISAKGAGGPLVIANDPSLIRHVLVDNAKNYKMATVRQKILRPILRDGLLTAEGEVWKRSRKAMAPVFTPRHIFGFAQPMLKRTLEFVTRYEQGGTSDIAHDMTLLTYDILAETLFSGEIAGEPGSFANEIDRLFETMGRVDPLDLLRAPDWLPRLTRIRGRKTMAYFRKIVTDTVKMREERFRRDPDAVPQDFLTLLLKAEGPEGLTRPEVEDNIITFIGAGHETTARALGWTLYCLAESPWERNRVEQEIDQVLAREPDPTKWLDAMPLTRAAFDEALRLYPPAPSINREPIVPEMWKDLYIPKHAAVLVMPWVVHRHRKLWDRPDAFLPERFHPGNREKIDRFQYLPFGAGPRVCIGASFAMQEAIIALAILLSRFRFDTTAETKPWPVQKLTTQPQGGLPMRVTPR, from the coding sequence ATGGACACTCAGCCCGCCCCCTTTGTTCCTCCCGCCCCGAAGCCGCGTACATCGCCGCCTTCGACGCTGGAGATGATCCGCATCGTCTACCGCAATCCGCTCGAACTCTGGGGCGAGCCGACCTACAACGAACCCTGGATTTCGGCCAAGGGCGCGGGCGGACCGCTGGTCATCGCCAACGATCCTAGTCTCATCCGCCATGTTCTGGTCGACAATGCCAAGAACTACAAGATGGCGACGGTGCGCCAGAAGATCCTGCGCCCGATCCTGCGCGATGGCCTGCTGACCGCCGAGGGCGAGGTCTGGAAGCGGTCGCGCAAGGCGATGGCACCGGTTTTCACGCCGCGCCACATCTTCGGCTTTGCCCAGCCGATGCTGAAACGCACGCTCGAGTTTGTCACCCGCTACGAGCAGGGCGGCACATCCGACATCGCCCATGACATGACGCTGCTCACCTATGACATCCTGGCCGAGACCCTGTTCTCCGGCGAGATCGCCGGCGAGCCGGGCAGTTTCGCCAACGAGATCGACCGTTTGTTCGAAACCATGGGCCGTGTCGATCCGCTCGACCTGTTGCGGGCGCCCGATTGGCTGCCGCGGCTCACCCGCATCCGCGGCCGCAAGACCATGGCCTATTTCCGCAAGATCGTGACCGATACCGTCAAGATGCGCGAAGAGAGATTCAGGCGTGATCCCGATGCCGTACCACAGGATTTCCTGACGCTGCTGCTCAAGGCCGAAGGCCCGGAGGGGCTGACGCGCCCGGAAGTCGAGGACAACATCATCACCTTCATCGGCGCCGGCCATGAGACGACGGCGCGGGCGCTTGGCTGGACGCTTTATTGCCTCGCCGAATCGCCATGGGAGCGCAATCGGGTCGAGCAGGAAATCGACCAGGTGCTGGCGCGCGAACCCGATCCGACGAAGTGGCTCGACGCCATGCCGTTGACCCGCGCCGCCTTCGACGAGGCGCTCCGGCTCTATCCGCCGGCGCCATCGATCAACCGCGAGCCGATCGTGCCTGAGATGTGGAAGGATCTCTATATCCCCAAGCACGCGGCCGTGCTGGTGATGCCGTGGGTCGTCCATCGTCATCGGAAGCTGTGGGACCGGCCAGATGCCTTCCTGCCCGAGCGTTTCCACCCGGGGAACCGTGAAAAGATCGACCGTTTCCAGTACCTGCCGTTCGGAGCAGGTCCGCGCGTCTGCATCGGCGCCAGTTTCGCCATGCAGGAGGCGATCATCGCGCTCGCCATCCTTTTGTCGCGCTTCCGCTTCGACACCACGGCCGAAACGAAACCCTGGCCGGTGCAGAAATTGACGACCCAGCCGCAAGGCGGGCTGCCGATGCGGGTCACGCCTCGCTAG
- a CDS encoding NADPH-dependent FMN reductase, producing the protein MKHQLNIIIGSTRPGRAGPVFAEWLETFAREHGKFEPVLADIAAFHLPVLDEPHHPRLGNYQNDHTKAWSKAIDAADAFVFVAPEYNYFAAPAIINAIDYLAREWKYKPAAIFSYGGVSGGLRAAQALKPLLAAVGIMPIPEGVALPMYQKLLDENGAFSASDQVAGGARTMLDELLRWSEALKPMRAG; encoded by the coding sequence TTGAAGCACCAGTTGAACATCATCATCGGCAGCACGCGGCCAGGCCGCGCCGGTCCTGTTTTTGCGGAATGGCTTGAGACGTTCGCGCGCGAGCACGGGAAATTCGAGCCAGTGCTGGCCGACATCGCCGCGTTCCACCTGCCGGTGCTCGACGAGCCGCATCATCCGAGGCTGGGCAACTATCAGAACGACCACACCAAGGCGTGGTCGAAGGCGATCGACGCCGCCGACGCCTTTGTCTTCGTGGCGCCCGAGTACAATTATTTCGCGGCGCCCGCGATCATCAACGCGATCGACTACCTCGCGCGCGAATGGAAGTACAAGCCCGCCGCCATTTTCAGCTATGGCGGCGTCTCCGGCGGCCTGCGCGCGGCGCAGGCGCTGAAGCCTCTGTTGGCCGCCGTGGGGATCATGCCGATCCCCGAGGGCGTCGCGCTGCCGATGTACCAGAAGCTGCTTGACGAGAACGGTGCCTTCAGCGCCAGCGACCAGGTGGCGGGTGGCGCCAGGACCATGCTGGACGAGCTGTTGCGCTGGAGCGAGGCGTTGAAACCGATGCGCGCCGGCTGA